A window of Metopolophium dirhodum isolate CAU chromosome 6, ASM1992520v1, whole genome shotgun sequence genomic DNA:
ACAGTGTGATATGATTCTGATTACGCTAAAACCGGTATCATATTAAGGACATTCGTTGGTTTTTAttcatgaaaaattattattgttaagatatgatataggtaggtacctaattgtaactgatatttgtatttaattgctacttttatactatatagctgGCCACAATATAAACTAGGAAAACTACAAgactatcatttatattatattttaggactgttatagaaataattttaaatccgTCATTACACGTTTATCGCTCGTTCGCGACAGTCGTAGACATATTattccgtaaaaaaaaaaactgtttgtcATTTCTGTTTGCCGTTTAAACTCCGTATGAACACGACAGAGATGGAAGCCAACGTGGGATCTTCAAGTTGCACACTGCCGCTTAATTACGCCGATGAGGGCCACTGCTTGATCGACGCTTTACACTTGGCCGGTCACCGCATGACCGCTGCTGACGAGTTTCCGTTACGGCGCGATATTGCTGCAGAGGGTTTCCGGTCAGCGCCAGTACTGACAACTGATGACTCGCCGCCCGTGGACAACCCGGTAGTAAAGATCGACTCGCCACCAGTGCCACCACCTGTCCTTACGACTGCGGAGACACAGGACCAGACGGAAGCGCTAAAATGCCCGCAGCAACGTTACGGCCTTTCCTTGATCCACGCTTTGGACTTGGCTGTGGATCGCAGGATCGTTACAACGGTCGGGCCACAACAGTCACGGCCGCTGCGAGAACGTGCAGTCGTTTTCCGATCTTCTGCAGAGCTGAGCATCCACTCGCCCATATACGCACCAGTGAAGTCTGTCTTACCGGTGACAGCTGAAATTCAGCCAAATCCCGCAGGGCCTGACCGTCGCAGGTCACTATGGAAGAGGTCGAAAAGATTCATGTGGAAATCCTTGGTCAACACTACACGCAGAATATGCTTCTGTCGGAGTTTTGTTGACCCGGAATGATTCCGCAAGGTTCGACCTCATCCCCCGCCACCATGATATCCCGCCTACGTTACCTGCAGGTCAACCGGTTTTTGGCTTTGGCATCGTTTGTACCGGGCCCCCGTCCAAATGTCTTGAACCCGCGACGCCCGTTGTGATTGTCGGACACTTGGTCCGTTTTTGTTCAAGTTCGTCGGTCTGACGTTTTTCCGTCCTCGTTTGTTTGCGGCCGTTAGTGCACGTTCGCCGTCATTTGTCCGGCGTCGTACAGTCAACTTATGCCAACGTCCTCCACTCGCCTCAAGccataaattttatataattattgttttgagttgtaagttttaagtttttgattCCACCTGTACCATTTATTTGTCattaccatattaatatattatgccatgtTTGTACCTTATTGAAATTGTACtgattatcaatataatatatatatatactatggtAACCTACTCCCGTCGGCCGTCGTCGGCCGTCCTCAACGGTTCGCAAATCGCAAGTCGTTGacttattatttacaagtaGGAGTGGTTTGTCGTCAACAAATACGCGTTGAAATCAAAGTGGAGGTACCTATACTTCTGTGGAGCCGGTAGCGAAATGTCTGCAgaatacgcacacacacacacacacacacgccgtGTCATAATTAGGGCTAGAGTTAAGTGCAataaaaaatgatgaaatatacatttgtttttgttaaaaatatgctaaactataccacataaatattattaaataaacacattttctatattttttttttcaaattactctaaataaatattatgttaaaatacgacagtaaaatatgataaaattaacacTAAATAcaggaacattaaaaaaaattctaaaatcttTAAACCtatgacattaaatattaaattatataatttcattaaatattagtttatattattaaaaaatgctactatacctatgataatatgttgtttcgaattttaaaatgcaaacgACCGGCGATTTGAATGTATGGAATAGATTTATATTGACTAAAACACCTTCCCACATCAAACGATGTAATAAATACCATTTAAAATTAacggtaaattataaaaatttaaaaatttaagttaaaaaaatcaaaatctcaaaaatctataaatatgcaattatatgcaatatgcattatgttcaaaatatgcaaGAAATAAATGGTTCTATTTAAACGACAATAAACCAATTACTAGTGGACAAATCTGACAACCAATCAATTTGGactaaaggaaaaaaatatgcaaatacatatataagtatatataagtcataattgaaaaaaaaacagttcaccaaccgtatactataatatggctGAGCTGGACGTCCACGAACTCCAGAATTCCAACAGTCTTATGATTCCAAACTTACGGCAATATGTGTATAAGCTcagctattttataaataaaaactaagctaaatttatatattaggaTAGAGAAACTTGTGAGTTGGCACTATCGAGATACTATCGAAAACataatcgattttaattttggtgcaaattacaattcCTATTTTGGACTACCAGCGGGTAGTGCAAATTACATACCcttattttggtgcaaattacaaactCCCGTAAAGATTGCCCTACTGGTGCCACATTACTGAATGACTGGAGACGGACGCCCACGTGTAAACGCGGAAATTCCTGCGATCTTATGGTCACTCATCCTTGCCAGATTGACAAGCTGAAATTGGCTTCCAACCGTGGAATCGCGGTTATTAAGGTTACCATTATGGCACGGGCATGCGGTGAGTTTCATGTCCAAGCACCGCGAGTTTCCAGTCAACATCTGTGTGGCCACGGCGTAGTAGAGATTGTCCCACCGGCGTCAGCTGCTCTCCGAAAACCTCGGTCTGGTGGAAGTACATGGTTTATGCTGAATTCGTTTTTTCTATAGTTTTTTACACTCGTAATAACattgttaacaatattataaatattgttatcattgaattaaaaacattgcatttattaaaaagtattgacGTATAACGTATAAAGAGGTATACTAACGTTATAATGGAAATGcttgttttaaacaatttgtagTTATCTTCTGTcgttttacattaataaaaaacgatAACGatgaaataatgttaaaataatttttatttttttggcttcaattttctaaaaaaaaatatttccaaaaacattAGAAGAAAATGAGTGTTTACCATGTGAAATACCATGCTGTAAagtgtaaataatacaatattatactaattgtcACATTCAATGCACTAAATGTATAAGcataacacaaaaaaatgttttaaatttaaatgatgtttaaattgttttgaaacaatatttagagaaatcgatatgacattccctcaaaaatattattatctattttgtgatgagtgattttactctaagattacttgaaaacatagaaaaaacgattctgcgcaaatgcgtttcaTCTATGTATATTGCGCGTGGGCCAGGgagagaaaaccaatagtgcgctgacatttAGTACTATTTCAttcttttaaaactaaaatattaaaattttttttttttatgcagaacaatattatatcaatatttaaattgttattataggaATTGAgtagaaaaataatgtttgcaCTGCATATTCCAcaggataataattttttacaagattctataaaatattaaatgattgaaAATGTTAAGTTGTTATAAccacataattaaaaaatattttttaacaattaataaatttagtcaAATATATAATCACTACTACACACCTGTACGactttaatcattaaataactatataagccAATATACAATGCagcacatactattattattgatattgattTTTCATAAACTGTCTTCTTGTGTTTAAAACCTAATAAACACAGTTAGTAAGCAGTaagtaggtttataatattaattgtagattttttttttttattgggtctCTTACTAATTTATGCTTTAGTATATGTGGAGTGCGTACAATGTTAATTAAATGATATCTATAACATTTTTGGCTATCAATATTTCTATAGAGTAATTCATAAGTCATTACGGTTGCGTAATTACTAATCAGGAATTGGTTCTAAGTTGggatataagtaatttataaatatgttcgTAATATTCGTAGCATTTTTCGGGTTTTTCTATTGCAATAAGATTGTAGGTCTCctattattgtgtaattttcaaaaataataattattgacaatattaacggttttaaattattctgtCAAGAAGCCTTAAGATGCGAATCGATGTATAGATCTTCCGTCGAGTAGACGAACGACAGGTACCTATACGTCGAAATGGCGAAGAACGGAGTTACGGctaattatttcataatcatTGTCCTCCTCAAATAaatctacaaaataaataaataaaatcgaatgCAGACGAAAATTGTCAAATTGACGACAACACAACgtatttcataattaaatatttaaaataatatgataaattatgataacaaaCCATATTTATGTTATCAGTTGTTAGTTATCCATCGAATAAGATTTATTTGATACAAAAAGTAACGGATAACTTATCCGCAACAATATCCATCGGATAACGTTTATTCCGACATTGATAAACtgaaatatatcaattttttctTATCTGACGGATAAATGTGATTGAAAAACCGGGCCTAACTCGCTGCAGTATGGGTAGGTAAAAACCACCGAAAACATTGCGTCATAACCACGGTCTTCTCCGCTGCATACCATCTtttgcaaaaataatatgtcgacTGTGTGTGCTATGGTATATATTGGTGTACTGAGTGTGATTATTTTTCAGTTCCAGATGTATTCAATACATGCAATGATGGCTATGTGGCTGGTATGTCTATGtggtgtttaaaaattaattatgttaatatgcaaaggcatattattatattattataatagataggtaggtacaatatttaatattatataacgggCTATAATAGGCTAGTCCAAATATTCGCCTCGCGTTAATAATGTAAAACTGACTACTATAATACCAgctatgaattaattatattggtaCTATAACATgcaataacctatataataattaatttgcaacttttttttttttagattgttttGACCTCCAATGGAAAGGAATTAGCGGTCTtcgtagattattatttatttatttatttaacatttttactgagATTCTAAAATGTGGTCACGTGGAACGccacctataggtatatcaacATAGAATAGTAAATTACCCTTTGACTTTGGTTGAAACTTACATGGTGTTCGTGTTTAAGACTATACAATTTAAgcctttgataaaataataatttgtaagtggCGTAGggtgaattaaaaaaaggttGTTAAATTACTGTGGATATGGCGCAATCTCCGGATGGTCCGTTTTTTTGTCAAAGGAAATATTGTATAGCggccaaagaaaaaaaataataataaaaattagattgcGGTGGTGGATATTGAGATTTACAAGtgtactatatataaaataatactaaaagttAATCATCATCGATATCGAATAATACACTTAAGATTTGTTATATCAATCTAGTATTCTAGCATAAAAATAAACGTCGTTTtggataaaagtaaatattattatattcattttttaataataaaacggtAAGTACCGAATTAGTGTCCGGggtgaacaatatattttttttgattcaaaaatgttatcgacaaattatatatttatattgataaataaagctataagctaatatttttaaaattatatcaaacataGAAAATTCTTATGTAAATATCTGTTGACATTTTCAAGTCTTTGcggatattaattttaattatttttctgctAAAAAGTATGTCTTtacatacaacaatttttttcaacaaatactGTGTGTATTTctaaaactaatacatttacTGCTCAGCTCAgaacttaaaaatagtatccttttatttaaatattttttaaagttctatcaggtatagaaaatgatgaaataaacatttgaaaaaaatgtcgaGTATCTAAAGTGAATAATTTTTGAACACCATCGacgaaataagaaaatcgttgtatgagaatttgttaatttacgggtGAACGTACCCAATGTCTAACTCCAAATgctcgtaaaaaattaatttaacattttaccccctcaaaacattttgttactatacatatatttatagcatttataatagataaacaAGAACACTGCTTACTTTAACAAGCAGATTTATGTTTATGGTGAAAATGGAATATACTCTAAATTCTAATGATATTGTTGCTTTTGTCAtcatcattaaaaataagtCGTTTAAATGATTTGTTTCGAGAATAACATGATTTATGTTCGAAAAGTGAGTTCAATATACCATCGTGCTGagaagtcaaaataattataaatatattatataagtagttaCATGGCAAACagccattataatatgaaaaagtattgacgtataatgtataggtattaaccTATACATATAACCTATAACTTACGTTCATGgaaatatgtatttcaaataagTTATCTTCTATCGTTTTAGgtcgataaaaaattataacgatgTAACAATTGtctgtaaacattatttttcaaaatgtatgatGTATGGTTATTgacttgaatttaaaaaaaaaatatattgacaaaaacatTAGAAGATTTTCAAAGATGAGTGttatatcctatataaatactatgcaataaacaatacaataaaacaCATAGCCACATTACATGCATCAACTATCAagtgtaatacatattataaatacttactaaATCTTACATATTGCTTGCACAAATGCAATAAATTGAAAGTGTGAAGAAACCCGCCACATCACTAGCTATACACAATCCCAATATTATTGGATCAACAAAACCCTAAAAATAATACagctataattaataacttaatccctattataattaattgttgttatatggtcgtatattattaaaaataatatagtattatattcttttaaaactaaattcttttttcttttttaatgtaaaatagtattttcactcacaaataataattttaaattacaaaaaataactaaaatcattattcttggttttaatatgcaatttcatattttcattcaaatttgaacttaaaatgtctgtaaaaaaaataactgtatttatatattttttagaatttttggtTACATTATGAATTATCTATGAGAAttcttgtcttaaattttcaatcattagctataaaaattgaacattgtatcatttttaactacagtaaatttgaaaattttcgatattttgaaaaatgttgttaacatttgaactttaaatacttattaaaaaaaaaatcatgcctacacatcattattaattattaactgctatttatttaactaacattttcatagaaattgctaatattaacattcagtgaaaatgtcatatttgtgtcatcgtttatttttttagagttacactaaaaaaacacaatataaatcgttcgtttattctttaaatttagaacaaaatatgtgttaaaatttaaatttatattatatgaactgAGTAGAAaggtaatattttcaatgtatattctacaggataatattttttacaaaattctataaaatataaaatttttgaaatagtgTAGTTGTTATAACCACATAGTTAAGCAATTTTGTTCAACTATTAATACAATTACCtaatcaaatacattattactataccACACACCTGTATGACTTGAATCATTGTACAGCCAGATAAGccaatgtatagtataaaactttctattattattaatattggtttTTCATATACTGTGTTCATATctttaaaaaacctaaaaataaagtaagtaggtttatagtattaatatcgTACCTAAGTAATAATAAGTCTTTCGATTCGGTCTCTTAGGTACTAATTTATACTTTAGTGTATGTAGGTagtcaatgatattttatatttaaataatatctatacaattttggttaaaggtattattatagattaattcATAAATCATTTCGATGACGTAGTtactataattagtaattattaattgttactaAGTTTTTATAATCGTAATAGTGGGGGCTTACCCACACATCCCCACTGTCGGTGAAATTGCATATATCatgacattatatataatatattaatttatcattatacatttataaggtAAAtggtttaatacaattttatatacaaaaaattaattaaattcaatataggtattgttcataatattatagagtctATCttccattttctttttttgataaaatgtctAGTAATAGGGATGTGTCTTTGGGGTTCAATTTTATTCAAGATTATTATAGGTGGCTACATTTGAGTAAACAGGAAACTTTAATCcatgttaaatatttgttttgtccGGACAAAATGTTTAAGTTAAATGTCACCAAGTACACTTATATAgactataagtacctacagtGCGTTGAACACGGCTTACTTCAACACGTGTTGATGGTGTTTGATGGCCACCTTTGATCTCTCATCGTCCTCGGTTACCATCGCTCCTTCGACCTGTTCTTCGAGTATCTGGAATATGTCCCTTCACGACGCCCGCGGAAACAATATAAACGTCACACGTTCAAGAAACAAATTTCCCAGTGTGCGAGGGCAaagcgtatacaatatatttgcaCACGTAAACTGCAGTCGCATTTGTCGTTTTTACCGGCAGCACGCCGTCCATGAAGGGGGGAACGTGAACCGATCGCCCATCCGCACCCAATCCAACGGAATTAGTGTACAGCACGGGAATCGCCACGACCACGTTGGACATGGTAAAGTAGTGGTATCTGATCACCGCAGCGATTTTCCGTCCATAGTCTTCCGGTATTCCCGCTTTCCGCGAACGCTCTCGTACATATCGCGATGTTCGGACTGATGGTAGACCCTAACGGCTATTAGAGGAAAAACGCAGATTTGGACGATGAGGCACATGAGGCTGTAAATGCGATTTGATAGATCTCCCGTCGAGTGGACGAACGACAGGTACGTCGAAACGACGAAGAACACTGCAGTTACGGTCAGCTCGCAGTAGGTAAAAAATTAAGGCTACAACACATTTGCGCACATTTACCTTTTTTACAACTCATTTGCGCACAATTTACGAACAATAGAAACCTTTTTTCCAAGAAATTTATCCACGTATAGGGTGTACATAATCTGCGTACCTCCAAATTTTCGAGTTGGTCAACACTGACAGTggacaattattatactcaaacaACATTTTCCATCACCCTTTAAAAGGCTTAGGACTTTCTGAATCATCATATTCTGATGTTATGGACTGGCGGgcttaaaaatgttgttttagcTATTTATTTCATAGAACAGCTTCCTTAGAGAGTAATTATTCACAATTTtgtcaaattacaaattacacaaattataataaattaggtacaatcatttttacaaaaaagtctttaaaatgtacaaataacacaaattacagttaatacatatttaatatttattggtacGTGTTTgcatcaaaaatgttaaaagatCAATTTTTTAGATTCGTTATcagaattcatttttttcatttaattttgtttttaaatacttctattctacaggtatatataatttatttttaaatcagcaTTGGCTTGAATTTCTAttagtatttgaataatttggtGAGTGTGGGAGGTATAAAATTGACTATTGAAGTGCATGTGAAAGTTTTCAGCTCCGTTCGTTGCTCTTAGGATGTCGTCTGGTTCACTAGCCCAATTAACGGGTGttcattgatatcaataatattgaacgTGCAGTTGGGCAGCTTAAGACACCCTGTACACCTAAAACTGTACCTAAAAGCTGGTTTTCATTGTTTT
This region includes:
- the LOC132946078 gene encoding uncharacterized protein LOC132946078, which produces MEANVGSSSCTLPLNYADEGHCLIDALHLAGHRMTAADEFPLRRDIAAEGFRSAPVLTTDDSPPVDNPVVKIDSPPVPPPVLTTAETQDQTEALKCPQQRYGLSLIHALDLAVDRRIVTTVGPQQSRPLRERAVVFRSSAELSIHSPIYAPVKSVLPVTAEIQPNPAGPDRRRSLWKRSKRFMWKSLVNTTRRICFCRSFVDPE